One Tunturibacter gelidoferens genomic region harbors:
- a CDS encoding PP2C family protein-serine/threonine phosphatase, with protein MMSSHTDSPAMGRSPRPMDLRQMQGVDLHAEYHSVRTGGDFFDAVDLGSHVIFLMTDIAGTKKATQPIAAAVQDIFRGSATELLGPAGTNVMDATARLAQAVNHELIRAAKGVRFSPTFLGCYDVSLGVLAYINAGGMTAVFHDSEGARILPSEAAPLGLFTHLTHEPSMQAFEPRAKLLLVTKGVMETRHGRTHFGVERLIPLLEETATHSATELCRAALKAAEEFKQVPWYRRLNLPFGHATEDEDLTALALVRHGRAG; from the coding sequence ATGATGTCGTCTCACACGGATTCGCCTGCGATGGGCCGAAGTCCTCGACCGATGGACCTGCGGCAGATGCAGGGTGTCGATCTGCATGCTGAGTATCACTCCGTCCGAACGGGTGGGGACTTCTTCGATGCGGTCGACCTCGGCTCGCACGTGATCTTCCTGATGACGGATATTGCCGGGACCAAGAAGGCGACGCAGCCGATTGCGGCCGCGGTTCAGGATATCTTCCGCGGGAGTGCTACGGAGTTGCTGGGGCCGGCGGGCACGAATGTGATGGACGCCACGGCGCGGCTGGCGCAGGCGGTGAATCACGAGTTGATCCGGGCTGCGAAGGGGGTTCGCTTTTCGCCGACCTTTCTGGGTTGCTATGACGTTTCGCTGGGAGTTCTCGCTTACATTAATGCGGGAGGTATGACGGCTGTGTTTCACGACTCGGAGGGTGCGCGGATTCTGCCTAGCGAAGCTGCGCCGCTGGGTTTGTTTACGCACCTGACCCATGAGCCTTCGATGCAGGCGTTTGAGCCGCGGGCGAAGCTGCTGCTGGTGACCAAGGGCGTGATGGAGACGCGGCATGGGCGGACACACTTCGGCGTGGAGCGTTTGATTCCTCTTCTGGAGGAGACGGCGACGCATTCGGCGACGGAGCTTTGCCGGGCTGCCTTGAAGGCAGCTGAGGAGTTCAAGCAAGTTCCCTGGTATCGCAGGCTGAATCTTCCATTTGGACATGCGACGGAGGACGAGGATCTGACCGCGCTTGCTCTGGTGAGGCATGGCAGGGCTGGTTAG
- a CDS encoding SIR2 family NAD-dependent protein deacylase, with product MRLTRQDRLFVLTGAGISAESGLATFRGSGGLWNGYRVEQVATPEAWAADPALVWHFYSQRRRNASSAQPNAGHLALAQIEQQLGDRFYLCTQNVDELHERAGSQRIHHMHGNLFQSRCTQCNQPFPDTGLYETAETLPMCTNCNAPVRPHIVWFGEIPLDMDTIYDKLNQATVFLVVGTSGSVYPAAGLVNIANQQRTRTIYIGPEEPLNHEAFNEILLGTATQLLPTLVP from the coding sequence ATGCGCTTAACCCGACAGGATCGTCTCTTCGTCCTAACCGGAGCCGGCATCTCCGCCGAGAGTGGCCTCGCCACCTTCCGCGGCTCCGGCGGCCTTTGGAACGGTTACCGCGTCGAACAAGTCGCCACCCCCGAAGCCTGGGCCGCCGACCCAGCACTCGTCTGGCACTTCTACTCCCAGCGCCGCCGCAACGCCTCCTCCGCCCAACCCAACGCCGGGCATCTCGCACTCGCTCAAATCGAACAACAACTAGGCGACCGCTTCTACCTCTGCACCCAAAACGTCGACGAGCTCCACGAGCGGGCCGGCTCCCAGCGCATCCACCACATGCATGGCAACCTCTTCCAATCCCGCTGCACCCAATGCAATCAACCCTTCCCGGACACCGGCCTCTACGAAACCGCCGAAACTCTCCCCATGTGCACGAACTGCAACGCCCCAGTCCGCCCTCACATCGTCTGGTTCGGAGAGATCCCACTCGACATGGACACCATCTACGACAAACTCAACCAAGCCACCGTCTTTCTAGTCGTCGGCACCTCCGGCTCCGTCTATCCCGCCGCCGGCCTGGTCAATATCGCCAACCAGCAGCGTACCCGCACCATCTACATCGGCCCCGAAGAGCCGCTCAACCACGAAGCCTTCAACGAGATCCTCCTGGGCACCGCCACCCAACTCCTCCCCACATTAGTGCCTTAG
- a CDS encoding cupin domain-containing protein: MNGQLPEVITLTAESSLQVGYDNHPIAKINDHVVRIATMVEPYYWHFHPNSDETFLVVEGRLAIEFESGSVELGPGQLVTIPRGVRHRTRPVGGRSVNITFELAQSETVAV; this comes from the coding sequence ATGAATGGGCAGCTTCCAGAGGTCATCACGCTGACGGCGGAGTCTTCGTTGCAGGTCGGATACGACAATCATCCGATTGCTAAGATCAATGACCATGTCGTTCGGATTGCCACGATGGTTGAACCTTACTACTGGCATTTCCATCCGAACTCGGATGAGACGTTTCTGGTGGTTGAAGGACGACTTGCCATTGAATTTGAGAGCGGATCGGTCGAGCTTGGTCCGGGACAGTTAGTGACGATTCCTCGCGGGGTTCGTCATCGGACGCGGCCGGTTGGTGGGAGGTCAGTGAACATTACGTTTGAGTTGGCGCAGAGTGAGACGGTTGCGGTTTGA
- the eno gene encoding phosphopyruvate hydratase, which yields MTEIVSIHAREILDSRGNPTVEADVLLDSGAKGRAAVPSGASTGEHEAVELRDGDKEHYLGKGVLQAVENVETILGPELTGMDASNQRLIDATMINIDGTENKSKLGANAILAVSMAVARASAEALKLPLYRYLGGVNACLLPTPMMNILNGGSHADSNVDFQEFMVMPVGAETFSDALRWGTEVFHTLKGVLKKKGYNTAVGDEGGFAPSLKSNDEALDLILEAIQLAGYTAGEDISIALDPASSEFYDKASGKYIFKKSDKRELSSEEMTAFWENWVNKYPIISIEDGLAEDDWAGWAHLTKVLGDKVQLVGDDLFVTNTQRLQQGIEQKVANSILIKVNQIGTVSETLEAIELARRFGYTSIISHRSGETEDTFIADLAVGTGAGQIKTGSASRTDRIAKYNQLLRIEEELGQSAEFLGIESVNFGE from the coding sequence ATGACCGAGATCGTCTCTATCCACGCACGCGAAATTCTGGACTCCCGCGGTAATCCCACCGTCGAGGCCGACGTCCTCCTCGATAGCGGAGCCAAAGGCCGCGCCGCCGTTCCCAGCGGAGCCTCCACCGGCGAGCACGAAGCCGTAGAACTTCGCGACGGAGACAAAGAGCACTATCTCGGCAAAGGCGTTCTTCAGGCCGTAGAAAACGTCGAGACCATCCTCGGGCCCGAGCTCACCGGCATGGACGCCAGCAACCAACGCCTCATCGACGCGACCATGATCAACATCGACGGCACCGAGAACAAATCCAAACTCGGAGCCAACGCCATCCTCGCAGTCTCCATGGCGGTCGCCCGCGCAAGCGCCGAAGCCCTCAAGCTCCCCCTCTACCGCTACCTCGGCGGCGTCAACGCCTGCCTCCTCCCCACGCCCATGATGAACATCCTCAACGGCGGCTCGCACGCCGACTCCAACGTCGACTTCCAGGAGTTCATGGTCATGCCCGTCGGCGCAGAAACTTTCTCCGACGCCCTCCGCTGGGGCACCGAAGTCTTCCATACCCTCAAAGGCGTTCTCAAGAAAAAGGGCTACAACACTGCAGTAGGCGACGAAGGCGGCTTCGCTCCGTCACTCAAATCCAACGACGAAGCCCTCGACCTCATCCTCGAAGCCATCCAACTCGCCGGCTACACCGCAGGCGAAGACATCTCCATCGCGCTCGACCCCGCCTCCAGCGAGTTCTACGACAAAGCATCCGGCAAATACATCTTCAAAAAATCCGACAAGCGCGAGCTCTCCTCCGAAGAGATGACCGCCTTCTGGGAAAACTGGGTCAACAAATATCCGATTATCTCCATCGAAGACGGCCTCGCCGAAGACGACTGGGCAGGCTGGGCTCACCTCACCAAAGTCCTCGGCGACAAAGTCCAACTCGTAGGCGACGACCTCTTCGTCACCAACACCCAGCGCCTCCAGCAGGGAATCGAGCAAAAAGTAGCCAACTCCATCCTCATCAAGGTCAACCAGATCGGCACCGTCTCCGAAACCCTCGAAGCCATCGAGCTGGCCCGTCGCTTCGGTTACACCAGCATCATCTCCCACCGCAGCGGCGAAACCGAAGACACCTTCATCGCCGACCTCGCCGTAGGCACCGGTGCCGGCCAGATCAAAACCGGCTCTGCCTCCCGCACCGACCGCATTGCCAAGTACAATCAGCTCCTCCGCATCGAAGAAGAGCTAGGCCAATCCGCCGAATTCCTCGGCATCGAATCCGTCAACTTCGGCGAATAG
- a CDS encoding helix-turn-helix transcriptional regulator has translation MAVSISGSLSSQSTVAPPSPAESTPTEVVHKPVSATGDTVKLSQAAQVHQLKQQGQALSQIASNLGISVATVDGYLGVTVPKAASVATAAPSAKAAAPVPTKE, from the coding sequence ATGGCTGTTTCTATCTCCGGCTCGTTGTCATCTCAATCGACCGTTGCTCCTCCCTCCCCCGCTGAATCGACTCCGACTGAGGTCGTTCATAAACCCGTTTCGGCAACCGGCGACACGGTGAAACTATCGCAGGCTGCACAGGTTCACCAGCTGAAGCAGCAGGGACAGGCGCTCTCTCAAATTGCTTCCAACCTCGGGATCTCGGTAGCGACGGTCGATGGCTATCTGGGTGTGACCGTACCCAAAGCCGCTTCGGTTGCCACTGCGGCTCCAAGTGCAAAGGCGGCCGCTCCAGTACCGACAAAAGAGTAA